From Rutidosis leptorrhynchoides isolate AG116_Rl617_1_P2 chromosome 3, CSIRO_AGI_Rlap_v1, whole genome shotgun sequence, a single genomic window includes:
- the LOC139896100 gene encoding type I inositol polyphosphate 5-phosphatase 8: MKTETIRSTKVAWPKMNMRKWLSLKKEEGFDSDFSINVASERSERRKSCSDDGRNVVVPEELSEEWLTNDNYGRPIQEKVDLSMFVGTWNVGGNCPHKGLDVRNWLQTSSPADIYVIGFQEIVPLNAGNVLCPENKSPAAKWLSLIHQALNPSVDQNHQQSTLKPRASFSDLLSLENELGQQEFQRLFNTSAGGVDDPNAKRNPGFRLVESKQMVGIFLCVFVSKDLCHYVSDLKVSCVGRGIMGYLGNKGSISISMTLHRTTFCFVCTHLASGEKEGDEFKRNSDVIEILKKTKFSRSFRTLGKPVAPDNILGHEKIIWLGDLNYRLSSTSEDVGELLTRNDWQALLEKDQLKIEQKAGRIFEGWEEGRICFAPTYKYITNTDQYVAQTCTPKGKRRTPAWCDRILWKGEGLKQISYTRGESKFSDHRPVNSLFSVQVNLPSNENYTNKSKGPNPIRSSLLPACVAKVQAAELLLCKTNSCIESTPRFLEVAKKLMSH, encoded by the exons ATGAAAACCGAAACCATTCGAAGCACAAAG GTTGCATGGCCAAAAATGAACATGAGAAAATGGTTAAGTTTAAAGAAAGAGGAGGGTTTTGATTCTGATTTTTCTATTAATG TTGCATCTGAAAGAAGTGAGAGAAGAAAAAGTTGTTCTGATGATGGTCGAAACGTCGTCGTACCGGAGGAGTTATCAG AAGAATGGTTGACAAATGACAATTATGGACGGCCAATACAAGAGAAAGTTGATCTTAG TATGTTCGTTGGGACGTGGAATGTTGGAGGAAATTGCCCTCACAAGGGCTTGGATGTGAGAAATTGGCTTCAAACTTCATCCCCTGCTGATATTTATGTCATAGG GTTTCAAGAGATTGTACCACTAAACGCAGGCAATGTACTATGCCCTGAGAACAAATCCCCTGCTGCCAAGTGGCTATCATTAATTCATCAAGCCTTGAACCCTAGTGTTGACCAAAACCATCAACAGTCAACTCTAAAGCCAAGAGCAAGTTTTTCAGATCTTTTATCTCTTGAAAATGAACTTGGACAACAAGAATTTCAGAGATTATTTAACACAAGTGCTGGCGGAGTTGACGATCCCAATGCTAAGCGGAATCCTGGATTCCGCTTAGTTGAAAGTAAGCAAATGGTCGGGATCTTTCTTTGTGTATTCGTTAGCAAAGATTTGTGTCATTATGTTAGCGATTTGAAAGTTTCGTGTGTTGGTAGAGGCATCATGGGATATCTCGGAAATAAG GGGTCCATTTCCATTAGTATGACATTACATCGGACTACATTTTGTTTCGTATGCACTCATTTGGCCTCCGGAGAGAAAGAAGGAGACGAGTTCAAGAGAAATTCAGACGTGATCGAAATCTTGAAGAAGACTAAATTTTCACGTTCGTTTAGAACCCTAGGAAAACCAGTCGCTCCGGACAATATTTTGGGTCACGA AAAAATAATTTGGCTTGGGGATTTAAACTATCGTTTATCGTCGACCTCTgaagatgttggtgagttattgacGAGAAACGATTGGCAGGCGCTTTTAGAGAAAGACCAGTTGAAAATAGAGCAAAAAGCAGGGCGTATTTTCGAGGGTTGGGAGGAAGGCCGAATATGTTTCGCTCCTACGTATAAATACATCACGAACACGGATCAATATGTTGCACAAACTTGTACCCCAAAGGGAAAAAGACGAACTCCCGCATG GTGTGATCGGATTCTATGGAAAGGTGAAGGACTAAAGCAAATATCGTACACAAGAGGTGAATCGAAATTCTCGGATCACAGACCCGTTAACTCTTTATTCTCGGTACAAGTAAATTTACCTTCGAACGAAAACTATACGAACAAATCCAAGGGACCAAACCCTATTAGGTCTTCCCTATTACCGGCTTGTGTAGCAAAAGTTCAAGCCGCGGAGTTGTTGCTATGCAAGACGAACAGTTGCATAGAGAGCACTCCTAGGTTCTTGGAAGTAGCGAAAAAGTTAATGAGTCACTAA